One region of Eupeodes corollae chromosome 1, idEupCoro1.1, whole genome shotgun sequence genomic DNA includes:
- the LOC129952701 gene encoding UDP-glucosyltransferase 2-like translates to MNLQLKSSLTVFILLIQLLKTSEASNILGVFLTHSPSNVIHHMAVVRALVERGHNVTVITSIPLKAVDSKPPRYRHIFLKQEELSQKDMDAIINEAKSTPAHLKIFKVYSLIRKIINQYSEFTSDPDFVNFMKEDNHFDLMILGYAFNDLPLGIAAHFKCPVVVSFPIQPFGHVSRLIGNPTHTSFVPFSPFMESNPMDISGRIINVFLSTAERLLTMLLHFFSERLYEKNFPSDRYRSLSEMKENISLILFNHHFSEGPVRPLVPGLVEIGGIQIKDKPDPLPKDIERFLEKSEKGAILFSLGSNVREHHLGPNSTTIIYKVLSSLPYNVIWKFDSDKELPGNSTNILVSKWLPQDDILAHRNLKLFINHGGKGSITESEYHEVPMVSLPVYGDQPKNAAIMQNKGHGIVLDYRILSEDSLRETVLEVMQNDKYRNAVQKFSRVYRDRPLTARQNAVYWIEYVIRHQGAKHMQSPLKSMNFFEENSLDVFVILFCVVFLIVKFVNLFVKLSFRAAEKMAELALKQKLE, encoded by the exons atgaatttgCAATTAAAAAGCAGTTTAACAGTTTTCATACTTCTTATCCAACTCTTGAAAACGTCAGAAGCTTCAAATATCCTTGGTGTTTTCCTGACACACAGTCCATCCAATGTGATTCATCATATGGCCGTAGTTCGAGCTTTAGTTGAACGTGGTCATAATGTCACCGTGATAACATCGATCCCCTTGAAGGCAGTTGATTCAAAACCTCCTCGATATAGACACATATTTCTCAAGCAAGAAGAACTCTCCCAAAAGGACATGGACGCCATTATAAATGAAGCCAAATCGACACCGGCTcatttgaaaatcttcaaagtGTATTCGCTGATCAGGAAAATAATCAACCAATATTCAGAATTTACATCGGATCCAGATTTCGTGAATTTCATGAAAGAGGATAATCATTTTGATTTGATGATTCTGGGTTACGCTTTCAATGACCTGCCTTTGGGAATAGCAGCTCATTTTAAGTGTCCAGTAGTGGTGTCGTTTCCCATTCAACCTTTTGGTCATGTGTCTCGGTTGATTGGGAATCCAACGCATACGTCATTTGTGCCGTTTTCACCATTCATGGAATCAAATCCAATGGATATTTCTGGAAGGATAATAAATGTTTTCCTCAGCACTGCCGAGAGACTTCTTACCATGTTATTGCACTTTTTTTCTGAGAGGCTTTATGA GAAAAACTTCCCTTCGGACCGTTATCGATCGTTATCAGAGATGAAAGAAAATATATCCCTAATCCTGTTCAATCATCATTTCAGTGAGGGTCCTGTGAGGCCTTTAGTTCCAGGTCTGGTTGAAATTGGTGGAATTCAAATAAAGGATAAACCTGATCCATTGCCTAAG GATATTGAAAGGTTTCTAGAAAAGTCTGAAAAAGGTGCAATTTTGTTCAGTCTGGGCTCCAATGTTCGTGAACATCATTTAGGACCAAATAGCACCACCATCATCtacaaagtgctttcatccctGCCTTATAATGTTATCTGGAAATTTGATTCTGATAAGGAGCTGCCAGGGAATTCAACAAATATCCTTGTTTCAAAATGGCTTCCACAGGACGATATTCTAGCTCACAGGAAtcttaaacttttcataaaTCACGGTGGCAAAGGCAGCATAACTGAATCAGAATACCACGAAGTACCAATGGTTTCACTGCCGGTCTATGGGGATCAGCCTAAAAATGCTGCAATCATGCAAAATAAAGGACATGGCATTGTATTGGACTATCGAATCCTATCAGAAGATTCTTTAAGAGAAACTGTGCTAGAAGTAATGCAAAATGATAAATATAGAAATGCAGTGCAAAAGTTTTCAAGAGTCTACCGCGATCGACCTTTGACCGCACGACAAAATGCCGTCTATTGGATTGAGTATGTGATAAGACATCAAGGAGCCAAACATATGCAAAGTcctttgaaatcaatgaatttCTTCGAGGAAAACAGTCTCGATGTGTTTGTGatattgttttgtgttgtttttttaattgttaaatttgtaaatttatttgttaagttATCATTTAGAGCGGCGGAGAAAATGGCTGAATTagctttgaaacaaaaattagaataa